A window from Vicinamibacterales bacterium encodes these proteins:
- a CDS encoding ABC transporter ATP-binding protein yields the protein MAAIRGSGLRGGMRGAGREGAGRSAIAARAEDPAAKKKVDYANAWPEARALVAAHKGRLVLGLAIMLVNRLSGLVLPASSKYLIDDVIGRRQTEMLVPLALAAGAATLIQAVTSFGLSQILGVAAQRAITDMRRRVEAHVARLPVRYFDSTKSGVLISRIMTDAEGIRNLVGNGLVQLAGSVVTAVLALAYLFYLSWQLTLANIVALGAFGFAMATAFSRLRPIFRERGRINAEVTGRLNETLGGIRIVKTYTAEKREELVFTKGAHRLFRNVASSITGVSAITAFSTAVIGIIGVIMIIVGGRAILADRMTVGEFFNYILFTGLLAAPVVQMASIGTQISEAFAGLDRIHELLSMTTEDQEDSAKAALEEIRGEVVFESVIFEYNPGVPVLKNVSFRAPAGTTTALVGSSGSGKSTLISLVMAFNRPLSGRILVDGRDLASLRLRDYRQQLGVVLQDNFLFDGTIAENIKYGNPHATIEDIKRVSRIAHADEFIETFENGYDTIVGERGVKLSGGQRQRVSIARAILADPRILVLDEATSSLDSESEAMIQDGLKSLRQGRTTFVIAHRLSTIRSADQILVLEGGEIVERGTHAELIALGGRYRTLYDKQYKFESDRFINPGEDFTPKPEEPKIPVTLRSNDAL from the coding sequence ATGGCAGCAATTCGAGGGAGCGGACTGCGCGGCGGGATGCGGGGTGCGGGGCGCGAGGGGGCGGGCCGCTCCGCGATTGCCGCGCGCGCCGAGGATCCGGCGGCGAAGAAGAAGGTCGATTACGCCAACGCATGGCCGGAGGCGCGGGCGCTCGTCGCGGCGCACAAGGGACGGCTGGTCCTCGGCCTCGCCATCATGCTCGTCAACCGGCTCTCCGGGCTGGTGCTGCCGGCCTCGTCGAAATACCTCATCGACGACGTGATCGGCCGCCGGCAGACGGAGATGCTGGTGCCGCTCGCGCTCGCCGCGGGCGCAGCGACGCTGATCCAGGCGGTCACCTCGTTCGGGCTCTCGCAGATCCTCGGCGTCGCGGCGCAGCGGGCGATCACCGACATGCGGCGCCGGGTCGAAGCTCACGTCGCCCGGCTGCCGGTCCGCTATTTCGACTCCACGAAATCCGGCGTGCTGATCTCGCGGATCATGACCGATGCCGAAGGGATCCGGAATCTCGTCGGCAACGGCCTGGTGCAGCTCGCGGGCAGCGTCGTCACCGCGGTGCTCGCGCTGGCGTACCTGTTCTACCTGAGCTGGCAGCTCACGCTCGCCAACATCGTCGCGCTCGGCGCGTTCGGCTTCGCCATGGCCACGGCCTTCAGCCGGCTGCGGCCGATCTTCCGCGAGCGCGGCAGGATCAACGCGGAAGTCACCGGCCGGCTGAACGAGACGCTCGGCGGCATCCGCATCGTCAAGACCTACACCGCCGAGAAGCGGGAAGAGCTGGTCTTCACCAAGGGGGCGCACCGGCTGTTCCGCAACGTCGCCAGCTCGATCACCGGGGTCTCGGCGATCACCGCGTTCTCGACCGCGGTCATCGGCATCATCGGCGTGATCATGATCATCGTCGGCGGCCGCGCCATCCTGGCGGATCGGATGACCGTCGGCGAGTTCTTCAACTACATCCTGTTCACCGGACTGCTGGCGGCGCCGGTCGTGCAGATGGCGTCGATCGGCACGCAGATCAGCGAGGCGTTCGCCGGGCTCGATCGCATCCACGAGCTCCTCTCGATGACGACGGAGGATCAGGAAGACAGCGCCAAGGCCGCGCTGGAGGAGATTCGCGGCGAGGTCGTGTTCGAGTCGGTGATCTTCGAATACAACCCCGGCGTCCCGGTGCTGAAGAACGTCAGCTTCAGGGCGCCGGCGGGAACCACCACGGCGCTGGTCGGGTCGAGCGGATCGGGGAAGAGCACGCTGATCAGTCTGGTGATGGCGTTCAACCGTCCGCTGAGCGGACGCATCCTGGTGGACGGCCGGGATCTGGCGAGCCTGCGCCTGCGTGATTACCGGCAGCAGCTCGGCGTCGTGCTGCAGGACAACTTCCTGTTCGACGGCACCATTGCGGAGAACATCAAGTACGGCAACCCGCACGCGACGATCGAGGACATCAAGCGCGTCAGCCGCATCGCTCATGCGGACGAGTTCATCGAGACGTTCGAGAACGGCTACGACACGATCGTGGGAGAGCGCGGGGTGAAGCTGTCGGGCGGCCAGCGCCAGCGGGTGTCGATCGCGCGCGCGATCCTGGCGGATCCGCGGATCCTGGTGCTCGACGAAGCGACGTCCAGCCTGGACAGCGAGAGCGAAGCGATGATCCAGGACGGCTTGAAGTCGCTGCGCCAGGGGCGCACCACCTTCGTCATCGCGCACCGCCTGTCGACGATCCGCAGCGCCGATCAGATTCTGGTGCTCGAAGGCGGGGAGATCGTCGAGCGCGGCACCCACGCCGAACTGATCGCGCTCGGCGGGCGCTACCGGACGCTCTACGACAAGCAGTACAAGTTCGAGTCCGACCGCTTCATCAACCCCGGCGAGGATTTCACGCCGAAGCCGGAGGAGCCGAAGATTCCGGTGACGCTGCGGTCGAACGACGCCCTCTGA
- the ettA gene encoding energy-dependent translational throttle protein EttA, translating into MPQFIYTMKGLGKVHQPDHVVLKDIWLSFYYGAKIGVLGLNGAGKSSLLKIMAGEDKNYTGEAWAAEGYSIGLLHQEPRLDPNKTVLGNVEEGVAEIKALLARYDDLNAKLGEDLPPEQMDKVIEEQAKVQDRIEAANAWDLDSRLELAMDALRLPPGDADVTTLSGGERRRVALCRLLLRSPDLLLLDEPTNHLDAESVAWLERFLKDYQGTVVAVTHDRYFLDNVAGWILELDRGHGIPWEGNYSSWLEQKQNRLAIEEKAESRRQRTLERELEWIRMSPRARQAKGKARLNHYEDLLKEEGAKKIDSVEIYIPPGPRLGDVVVEARKLKKGYGDTLLMDDVNFTLPRGGIVGVIGPNGAGKTTLFRMITGQERPDDGTLKIGETVKVGYVDQSRELDPNKSVFEEITGGGDTVELGKREVASRAYVSWFNFKGANQQRKVGQLSGGERNRVHLAKLLKGGANLLLLDEPTNDLDVDTLRALEEALLNFGGCAVVISHDRWFLDRIATHMLAFEGDSKVVWFEGNYQDYEADRHRRLGAEADQPHRIKYRKLTR; encoded by the coding sequence ATGCCGCAATTCATCTACACCATGAAGGGGCTCGGGAAGGTTCACCAGCCCGACCACGTCGTTCTCAAGGACATCTGGCTCTCGTTCTATTACGGCGCCAAGATCGGCGTCCTCGGCCTCAACGGCGCCGGCAAGAGCTCGCTGCTGAAGATCATGGCCGGCGAAGACAAGAACTACACCGGCGAGGCGTGGGCGGCCGAGGGCTACTCGATCGGCCTCCTGCACCAGGAGCCGAGGCTCGATCCGAACAAGACCGTGCTCGGCAACGTCGAGGAAGGGGTCGCCGAGATCAAGGCGCTGCTCGCGCGCTACGACGACCTGAACGCGAAGCTCGGCGAAGACCTCCCGCCCGAGCAGATGGACAAGGTGATCGAGGAACAGGCGAAAGTCCAGGATCGGATCGAGGCGGCCAACGCGTGGGACCTCGACTCCCGGCTCGAGCTGGCGATGGATGCGCTGCGCCTGCCGCCGGGTGACGCTGACGTCACCACGCTGTCGGGTGGGGAGCGGCGCCGCGTGGCGCTCTGCCGGCTGCTGCTGAGGTCGCCCGACCTGCTGCTGCTCGACGAACCGACCAACCATCTCGACGCCGAATCGGTCGCGTGGCTCGAACGCTTCCTGAAGGACTACCAGGGCACCGTCGTCGCCGTCACGCACGATCGCTACTTCCTCGACAACGTCGCCGGGTGGATCCTGGAGCTCGATCGCGGCCACGGCATTCCGTGGGAGGGCAATTACTCGTCGTGGCTCGAGCAGAAGCAGAACCGCCTCGCGATCGAAGAGAAGGCGGAGAGCCGGCGGCAGCGCACCCTGGAGCGCGAGCTGGAATGGATCCGGATGTCGCCGCGGGCGCGGCAGGCGAAGGGGAAGGCCCGCCTGAACCACTACGAGGACCTGCTGAAGGAAGAGGGCGCGAAGAAGATCGATTCGGTCGAGATCTACATTCCGCCGGGGCCGCGCCTCGGCGACGTCGTCGTCGAAGCGCGCAAGCTGAAGAAGGGCTACGGCGATACGCTGCTGATGGACGACGTGAACTTCACGCTGCCGCGCGGCGGCATCGTCGGCGTCATCGGCCCCAACGGCGCGGGTAAGACGACGCTGTTCCGCATGATCACCGGCCAGGAACGACCGGATGACGGGACGCTGAAGATCGGCGAGACGGTGAAAGTGGGCTACGTCGATCAGTCGCGCGAGCTGGATCCGAACAAGTCGGTGTTCGAAGAAATCACCGGAGGCGGCGACACCGTGGAGCTCGGCAAGCGCGAGGTCGCCTCGCGCGCCTACGTGTCGTGGTTCAACTTCAAGGGAGCGAACCAGCAGCGCAAGGTGGGGCAGCTCTCGGGCGGCGAGCGCAACCGCGTGCATCTCGCCAAGCTGCTCAAGGGGGGCGCAAATCTGCTGCTCCTCGACGAGCCCACCAACGATCTCGACGTCGACACGCTGCGCGCGCTCGAAGAGGCGCTGCTGAACTTCGGCGGCTGCGCCGTCGTGATCAGCCACGACCGCTGGTTCCTCGATCGCATCGCGACGCACATGCTCGCGTTCGAGGGAGACAGCAAGGTGGTGTGGTTCGAGGGGAACTACCAGGACTACGAGGCGGATCGGCACCGCCGGCTGGGTGCGGAAGCCGACCAGCCCCACCGCATCAAGTATCGAAAGCTGACACGCTGA
- a CDS encoding type II secretion system protein: MTAHKPATNGESGFTLIDLLFTASLICTIATMALPSLLRAKNVAQSASAIATLRVVNSAQLSFAVTCGSGFYSPTFTRLGVAPPAATSAFLPPELSTGASFVKQGYSFTMAGTALSGAPGSCNGLAPGGAAPGYSAAADPLDPAGNPHFYGTNADGTIYMHTSTFNGVMPESGPPPVGTPIKQQ; this comes from the coding sequence ATGACCGCACATAAACCGGCGACCAACGGAGAGTCCGGATTCACGCTGATCGACCTGCTGTTCACGGCATCGTTGATCTGCACGATCGCCACGATGGCGCTGCCGTCGCTGCTGCGCGCCAAGAACGTGGCGCAGTCGGCATCCGCGATTGCGACGCTGCGGGTCGTCAACAGCGCGCAATTGAGTTTTGCGGTGACCTGCGGGTCCGGCTTTTACTCGCCGACGTTCACGCGTCTGGGCGTCGCGCCGCCGGCGGCCACGTCGGCCTTCCTGCCGCCGGAGTTGAGCACCGGCGCGTCGTTCGTGAAGCAGGGCTACTCGTTCACCATGGCGGGGACGGCGCTGTCCGGGGCGCCCGGGAGCTGCAACGGCCTCGCCCCCGGCGGGGCCGCGCCTGGTTATTCCGCGGCGGCGGATCCGCTCGACCCGGCGGGGAATCCGCACTTCTACGGCACGAACGCCGACGGCACGATCTACATGCACACCTCGACGTTCAACGGCGTCATGCCTGAATCGGGACCGCCGCCGGTCGGCACGCCGATCAAGCAGCAGTAA
- a CDS encoding M14 metallopeptidase family protein yields the protein MFVRRVRALTLVCALLTAAASAPQAQTRAAAVTSPKAHFGFNIGDDYHLATYTQFAEYWQKIDKESNRMQVIEIGKTEEGRPHLAAIVTAPENFAKLERYKQISQQLHRARGLTDDQARALAREGKSVVWIDGGLHATEVVGPHQLIETVYQLVSRTDEETMRILRDVIVVAVHANPDGMQMVSKCYMQASEPSLRRTCSPRLYEKYAGHDNNRDFYMSNTRESQNMNKLMYWEWLPQIMYNHHQTGPAGTVIFSPPFRDPFNYNFDPMIVTGLDMVGAHMHHRFLQEGKPGFTMRSGASYSTWWNGGLRTTAYFQNIIGLLTEIIGNPTPMQIPAIQGQILPRADLPAPIEPQEWHFRQSIDYSVTANYAVLDLASRYKDQFLFNIYKMGANQIARGSRDHWTVSNEDMARLAAALPPPGGRGGPAAGSGQGGRGAGAGQAAAGGDTPDAPAGGGRGRGGLSLATYKSVLKDPARRDPRVFVIGADQADFATATKFVNALRYIGVEVHQATAPLSAGGKTYPAGSYVVKTAQAGRAHVLDMFEPQDHPNDMDERGIPRRPYDSAGWTLAYQMGVRFDRLFDDVTGALKEIDGLASPVPGRIAGTATAGYLLSPAINDSFTIVNRVLKASGDVFRLPNGAFFVPASAAATPIVQKGAQELGVNVETAASAPAGGVKLAQRRIALWDTPTGSMPSGWTRFLLERFEFPYTIVCGAGFDDTGLRAKYDVIVLPSGAAFRPGGGGGRGGGGGGGGDEPAAAGGPGGGRAGGAGQPGDPDLRSLCQVTTGTGPGATAEANVRKFVEAGGIIVAAGSAARSLADAFDLPVSEHLLDRQPGQPDRPLSADKYYVPGSVLRVAVDPAAPSAAGSEDHVDVFFNNSPVFRLAPNAAARGVRPVMWFDSDRPLRSGWAWGQNYLEGGTAAFEATVGQGKVFAFGPEITFRAQPHGTFRFLFNGILGAAK from the coding sequence ATGTTTGTGCGTCGAGTTCGCGCGCTGACGCTCGTCTGCGCGCTCCTGACCGCTGCCGCGTCGGCCCCGCAGGCGCAGACCAGGGCCGCGGCCGTCACCTCACCCAAAGCGCATTTCGGATTCAACATCGGCGACGACTACCATCTCGCCACCTACACGCAGTTCGCCGAGTACTGGCAGAAGATCGACAAAGAGTCGAACCGGATGCAGGTGATCGAGATCGGCAAGACCGAAGAGGGCCGGCCGCATCTCGCCGCGATCGTCACCGCGCCGGAGAACTTCGCGAAGCTCGAGCGCTACAAGCAGATCTCGCAGCAGCTGCACCGCGCGCGCGGGCTGACGGACGACCAGGCGCGGGCGCTGGCCAGGGAAGGCAAGTCGGTCGTCTGGATCGACGGCGGCCTGCATGCGACGGAGGTGGTCGGGCCGCACCAGCTGATCGAGACGGTCTATCAGCTGGTGAGCCGCACGGACGAGGAGACGATGCGCATCCTGCGCGACGTGATCGTGGTCGCGGTGCACGCCAATCCCGACGGCATGCAGATGGTCTCGAAGTGCTACATGCAGGCGTCCGAGCCGTCGCTGCGGCGCACCTGCAGCCCTCGTCTCTACGAGAAGTACGCGGGGCACGACAACAACCGCGACTTCTACATGTCGAACACCAGGGAATCCCAGAACATGAACAAGCTGATGTACTGGGAGTGGCTGCCGCAGATCATGTACAACCACCACCAGACCGGACCGGCCGGAACGGTGATCTTCTCGCCGCCGTTCCGCGATCCGTTCAACTACAACTTCGATCCGATGATCGTGACCGGGCTCGACATGGTCGGCGCCCACATGCACCACCGGTTCCTGCAGGAAGGCAAGCCGGGCTTCACGATGCGGTCCGGCGCCTCGTATTCGACGTGGTGGAACGGCGGCCTGCGCACGACGGCGTACTTCCAGAACATCATCGGCCTGCTCACCGAGATCATCGGCAACCCGACGCCGATGCAGATTCCCGCGATCCAGGGGCAGATTCTCCCGCGCGCCGACCTGCCGGCGCCGATCGAGCCGCAGGAATGGCATTTCCGCCAGTCGATCGACTACTCGGTGACGGCGAACTACGCGGTGCTCGACCTCGCCTCGCGCTACAAGGACCAGTTCCTCTTCAATATCTACAAGATGGGCGCGAACCAGATCGCGCGCGGGTCGCGCGATCACTGGACGGTGTCGAACGAAGACATGGCTCGGCTGGCGGCGGCGCTGCCCCCGCCCGGCGGCCGCGGCGGCCCTGCGGCGGGCTCAGGACAAGGCGGGCGCGGCGCAGGCGCCGGACAGGCCGCGGCCGGCGGCGACACACCCGATGCGCCGGCGGGCGGCGGCCGCGGACGCGGCGGTCTCAGCCTGGCGACCTACAAGAGCGTGCTGAAGGATCCGGCGCGCCGCGATCCCCGCGTGTTCGTGATCGGCGCCGACCAGGCGGATTTCGCGACCGCCACCAAGTTCGTCAACGCGCTGCGCTACATCGGCGTCGAGGTGCACCAGGCGACGGCGCCGCTCAGCGCCGGCGGCAAGACCTACCCGGCCGGGTCCTACGTCGTCAAGACGGCGCAGGCCGGTCGCGCCCACGTCCTCGACATGTTCGAGCCGCAGGATCATCCCAACGACATGGACGAGCGCGGCATCCCGCGCCGCCCGTACGACAGCGCCGGCTGGACGCTCGCGTATCAGATGGGCGTCAGGTTCGATCGCCTGTTCGACGACGTGACGGGAGCGCTGAAGGAAATCGACGGGCTCGCGTCACCGGTGCCGGGACGGATTGCCGGCACCGCGACCGCCGGTTACCTGCTCTCGCCGGCGATCAACGATTCCTTCACGATCGTCAATCGCGTGTTGAAAGCGAGCGGCGACGTGTTCCGGCTGCCGAACGGCGCCTTCTTCGTCCCGGCGAGCGCGGCGGCGACCCCGATCGTGCAGAAGGGCGCGCAGGAGCTGGGCGTCAACGTCGAGACCGCGGCCTCCGCGCCCGCCGGCGGCGTCAAGCTGGCGCAGCGCCGCATCGCGCTGTGGGACACGCCGACCGGATCGATGCCGTCGGGCTGGACGCGCTTCCTGCTCGAACGCTTCGAGTTCCCGTACACGATCGTCTGCGGCGCCGGTTTCGACGACACCGGCCTGCGCGCGAAGTACGACGTGATCGTGCTGCCGTCGGGTGCGGCATTCCGTCCCGGCGGGGGTGGCGGGCGCGGCGGCGGTGGCGGCGGCGGCGGCGATGAACCTGCCGCGGCCGGCGGACCCGGGGGCGGCCGTGCCGGGGGCGCCGGCCAGCCGGGCGATCCTGATCTGCGCAGCCTCTGTCAGGTGACGACAGGCACCGGTCCGGGCGCGACCGCGGAAGCGAACGTGCGCAAATTCGTCGAGGCCGGCGGCATCATCGTCGCCGCGGGCAGCGCCGCGCGATCGCTGGCCGATGCGTTCGACCTGCCGGTCAGCGAGCACCTGCTCGATCGTCAGCCGGGGCAGCCGGATCGGCCGCTCAGCGCCGACAAGTACTACGTGCCCGGCTCCGTGCTGCGCGTCGCCGTCGATCCGGCAGCGCCGTCCGCGGCCGGCTCGGAGGATCACGTGGACGTGTTCTTCAACAACAGTCCCGTATTCCGCCTCGCGCCGAACGCGGCGGCTCGCGGCGTCCGGCCCGTGATGTGGTTCGATTCCGATCGTCCGCTGCGGAGCGGCTGGGCGTGGGGACAGAACTACCTGGAGGGAGGGACCGCGGCGTTCGAGGCGACGGTCGGCCAGGGCAAGGTCTTCGCCTTCGGACCCGAGATCACGTTCCGCGCGCAGCCGCACGGCACGTTCCGGTTCCTCTTCAACGGCATTCTCGGCGCCGCGAAGTAG